In Diabrotica undecimpunctata isolate CICGRU chromosome 4, icDiaUnde3, whole genome shotgun sequence, a single genomic region encodes these proteins:
- the LOC140438882 gene encoding uncharacterized protein — MVAKVGVSLAWMDLISKYQSSFGEVKESAENEKAGGALAAIGSPTYFHIQSGTSSCIDLSFCDPGTAPLLQWQTLDSLYDSNHYPILFSSDIPENSEVIHKWKIAQANWRLFSDTLEDLSNQIIFKENIDAAVEQFTNCILTAANQCIDTPPAQVWTKIKQMRGLKTYRKISAITDGDNIITNDNQITETLAKYFQNKTKSELSISYPTNHSPPNPIQTNPINLAFTEVELKLAISSIKNSSAGPDDIPSIFLKHLQAGTLLKLLALYNKIWFSQSFPSLWRQSLIIPIKKNDSSSNFASAYRPISLTCTMCKLLEKMINKRLLWFLEENNLIDAAQSGFRPNRSTMDNLVLLHTEITQAISNKNEVITVALDLESAFDTINRAVIIRKLEQLNLTGKVTRSTCSLLQNTLNNLHNWSTKIGVKFSSGKSKVINFSRRYHTHPPLLHLNGSPLQVVDKHKFLGVIFDKRLTWRDQIQNTKTNCLNRINILKTLAHHQWGAEEKVLLRIYRTLIRSRLDYGSILYISASDTHLKSLNTIHNTSLCISLGAFKSSPSESLYIESSEPPLFIRRQRLLLSYFSRISANPKNPVIKLINTPHSVPDNSHPRAHSLSQILKSLLKDTDLKLTTPFTTSRISPWTKKLPTVLTSLNRYKKEETPRTLLVQAFKELIQTQRYDKILYTDASKEKQAVGCAVSTSNTTVASYRLSPRCSIHTAELYGILKALDSPITNEKSLAICTDSLSAIDSIRNIYSIHPIVQCIHSICQEQSKNGVSEKVLQFYELMKQLEPPTSTFQADKELLASKD, encoded by the exons GGAGCCCCACATATTTCCACATCCAGTCTGGAACCTCTTCTTGCATAGATCTAAGTTTTTGCGATCCTGGAACCGCTCCTCTGCTTCAGTGGCAAACACTAGATAGCTTATATGATAGCAATCACTACCCCATTTTATTCTCAAGTGATATACCCGAAAATTCGGAAGTTATACATAAATGGAAAATTGCCCAGGCAAATTGGAGGTTATTCAGTGACACTCTTGAAGACctttcaaaccaaattatttttaaggaAAATATCGACGCTGCCGTAGAGCAATTCACAAATTGCATTCTAACTGCGGCCAATCAATGTATAG ATACCCCTCCCGCTCAAGTGtggacaaaaattaaacaaatgagaGGTTTAAAAACATATCGTAAAATATCCGCAATAACAGATGGGGATAATATCATTACAAATGATAACCAAATAACCGAAACGCTAGCCAAATACTTTCAAAACAAAACTAAGTCTGAACTCTCCATTTCGTACCCCACAAACCACTCACCACCTAACCCTATCCAAACCAATCCAATAAACCTCGCCTTCACAGAAGTAGAGTTAAAGCTGGCAATCTCATCAATAAAAAACTCATCTGCAGGTCCTGATGACATCCCGTCTATCTTTCTCAAACATCTACAGGCAGGAACCCTCCTGAAGCTACTTGCGCTCTACAATAAGATATGGTTCAGCCAAAGCTTTCCGAGTCTTTGGCGACAGTCGCTTATCATACCGATCAAGAAAAATGACTCATCTTCTAACTTTGCCAGTGCCTACAGGCCAATCTCACTAACATGCACAATGTGCAAACTACTAGAAAAGATGATAAATAAACGTTTGCtttggtttcttgaagaaaaTAATCTTATTGATGCAGCACAGTCGGGATTCAGACCCAATCGAAGTACGATGGATAACCTGGTACTTCTCCATACAGAAATAACCCAAGCTATATCAAATAAGAATGAAGTCATCACAGTTGCCTTAGACTTAGAAAGCGCCTTTGACACAATAAACAGAGCTGTTATTATTAGAAAACTTGAGCAACTCAATTTAACGG GTAAAGTTACAAGGAGCACATGCTCTTTACTCCAAAACACTCTTAACAATCTTCATAACTGGTCTACTAAAATTGGAGTTAAATTTTCATCTGGAAAATCTAAAGTCATAAACTTCTCTAGAAGATATCACACTCACCCTCCTCTACTTCACCTAAATGGCTCTCCTCTTCAAGTTGTTGATAAACACAAATTCTTAGGAGTAATATTCGATAAAAGACTCACATGGAGAGATCAGatacagaatacaaaaacaaactgCCTAAATAGAATCAACATCTTAAAAACTCTAGCTCATCATCAATGGGGGGCAGAAGAGAAAGTCCTCTTAAGAATTTACAGAACATTGATCCGCTCTAGGTTAGATTACGGAAGCATTCTTTACATATCTGCTTCCGATACTCACCTTAAAAGTCTGAATACAATTCACAACACTTCTTTGTGCATTAGCCTCGGCGCCTTTAAATCAAGTCCTTCTGAAAGTCTTTATATCGAATCCTCAGAACCTCCACTTTTTATAAGACGGCAACGTTTACTTCTGTCTTACTTCTCTAGAATTTCTGCTAATCCAAAAAACCcagtaattaaactaattaatactccCCACTCTGTCCCAGATAATAGTCACCCTCGAGCACATTCTCtatcacaaattttaaaaagtttgttaAAAGACACAGATCTAAAACTCACAACTCCGTTTACTACGTCCAGAATTTCCCCGTGGACCAAAAAGCTACCTACTGTCCTTACCAGCTTGAaccgatacaaaaaagaagaaacgcCCAGAACTCTCTTGGTGCAAGCATTTAAGGAACTTATACAGACACAGCGTTATGACAaaattctctacacagatgccTCCAAAGAAAAACAGGCCGTCGGTTGTGCTGTCAGTACCTCAAATACAACAGTAGCATCATATCGGCTTTCTCCCAGATGCAGTATACACACAGCCGAACTGTATGGAATACTCAAGGCATTAGACTCGCCCATTACTAATGAGAAATCATTAGCAATATGCACCGATTCTCTCTCCGCCATTGactcaatcagaaatatatacTCCATACATCCCATTGTACAGTGCATCCACAGTATCTGCCAAGAGCAGTCAAAGAATGGTGTTTCA